A stretch of Bombus vancouverensis nearcticus chromosome 13, iyBomVanc1_principal, whole genome shotgun sequence DNA encodes these proteins:
- the LOC117160845 gene encoding fatty acid synthase: MSCNTQVDPLKVNYAVTEPGEEVVITGISGRFPESNNIIELKNNLMNKVDLITENYSRWRQDHAEIPKAGGKLSGLSKFDAIFFGVHYKQAHTLDPMCRILLENAYEAIVDAGLNPRQLKGTNTAVVIGSCISESEKTWFYEKLQANGFGITGCSRAMLANRISYFFGLHGPSYAIDTACSSSLIALDQAYRLIRTGVCETVIVGASNLCLHPYVSLQFARLGVLSADCHCKSFDARANGYVRSEAISVIILQKAKNAKRIYAQVVYTKSNCDGYKEQGITFPASNVQKMLLTDFYKECKISPNELAFLEAHGTGTSVGDPEELNAIDKVFCQNRTTPLKIGSIKSNMGHTEPASGLCSVAKIIIAMESGLIPPNINFKSPMKGVTCFDEGKVEVVTEPTPWKGGYVGINSFGFGGANAHVLLKSYTKEKVNNGAPSDDLPRLVVVSGRTQEAVETLLNHIESIPVDVEYIRLLHDIHSENITGHLFRGYTMVGSKTSEKPPRDIQEYSGIKRPIWFVFSGMGSQWPGMGESLMRFPIFAKAVQKCDAVLKPHGIDIVNIITNKDKKTFDNILNSFVGIAVIQIGLVDLLTSVGIEPDNIIGHSVGELGCAYADGCFTAEQMVLAAYSRGLASIETKMIRGSMAAVGLGYEEIKDICPSDIEVACHNSSDSCTISGPAESMKQFVAQLQANKIFAKEVACSNIAYHSRYIADAGPRLLSYLKKVIPKPQARSSKWMSTSVPRSQWYTEAAKYSSAEYHTNNLLSSVLFAETATMIPSDAITIEIAPHGLLQAILKRSLSQSVTNIALTQRGHKDNAECFLQALGKLYDVGLQPQLANIYPHVEFPVSRGTSMVSPYIRWEHSEDWFVPVYTQRQKITTAERMIDVALKDENYEYIMHHVIDGRNLVPATGYLIMVWETVSLLQGALYDEVSVVFENVKFERATNMPESGSISLTVMVQRGSGKFEISEGSTTVVTGSIRVQTNPAQEKIPAKFLTEIEDEEVLTSKDIYKELKLRGYQYTGPFRSLKSASLKGTRGRIAWTKNWAVFMDNMLQMKILNLDTRALYVPTAIRKLVIDVKVHNETIRNLTEDNNEIPISVYNDYDVVVSGGIEIHGIKANAIQHRRLTSVPILEEYKFIANRDKAQTSLEEMIILSTQLALESHIINTPKILEVIDQEEKVPTEETLTPIFMKVLSNIPMIRPNLTLAAESERGEKLLLPENITVITPKKLPEDASVFIAAAHNILSNKTTDILDQLLAATMGHGFILLRESVVNKDTFSYLEVCDLNVVLEKSFKNQTLLLLKKAEKPPQKTEVIYVNNNEFTWLEDVKKVLNNEKDKNSNDTVRLVLVAEGDMENGALGLVKCLRREPNGEIVKTVIIQDENAPKFSLKDPFYSKQLDIDIGYNVLRPGKIWGTYKHLPYPELQPTLTSHGYANLRVRGDLSSIQWFEGWIQPNEKCQDNIIKVIYSSLNFRDVMLATGKLMAETIVKKREMSDCLVGFEFSGIDSNGKRVMGFVESKGISNLVTPHKFTLWPVPDEWSLEDAATVPSAYFTVFYAFYYFGKLRKGEKVLIHGGSGAVGQAAINVALAEGCEVFTTVGTPEKRKYIRETFPSIDDDHIGNSRDTSFEQMIMKQTHGKGVDIVLNSLAEDKLQASIRCLGYRGRFLEIGKFDMSVNNQLGMEVFLKEISFHGIMLDAMIHGTLPHIREEVHHFLNAQVNRKCIKPLVRKCFEKNQLEEAFRYMAAGKHIGKILIKIADEKAPLNTPILAYPRFNATSSKSYVIIGGLGGLGLELADWLVLRGARNLVIVTRNGVKTGYQKLRIDIWKSYGAKILIIPGVDASKTDDCEFILKSAEEQAPVDGIFNLAALLKDCLMVNQTMESFEESMKPKARITKKLDELSRKICPNLRHFVVFSSLSCGRGSAGQSNYGMGNAVLERICERRVEQGLPGMAIQWGAVGDVGIAAEMLENKHQLVIGGTLAQKISSCLEELDKFMCQNRPIVASMVVAEKVPSANEVSNVLEAVMNIMNIKDMKTVSQNSSLAELGMDSMMAVEIKQTLERDFEVFLTAQDIRVLNIAKLVEMSAKDTKKQTKQIKKTTTKTEKVIGMRLLMKTLNVSILDGQYCVELPVKCGEKRNEIFLIPGIEGSAAIFAELASKLKFPATCLQLGIYNINESVEEMAERLLPYVLARSKGRRDFTIVGYSYGSLIAIELTRRLEPYILIGQLILIDGSPDYMKAIKSEHLASPTEDEYQNTFLIEILNVIKTPIITEIALKLKNCSNWNEKLDLVTKYTTDEIHKVYSAETQKKIISFIYNRLCVLDKYDPSSVPPLRTPITLLVPTTPAVILPNSDYGLQKLTHGKVEIHKIEGNHISILDDKITAAAINGEPLEDAKTFKETLNFASSELELHGKNENFMGLS; this comes from the exons atgTCTTGTAACACACAAGTAGATCCGTTGAAGGTGAACTACGCGGTGACGGAACCAGGAGAAGAAGTGGTGATTACTGGCATCTCTGGGAGGTTTCCGGAAAGTAACAATATAATAGAGTTAAAAAACAATTTAATGAACAAGGTAGACCTTATCACGGAAAACTATTCAAGATGGAGACAAG ATCATGCGGAAATTCCAAAGGCCGGTGGTAAGCTGTCTGGCTTATCCAAGTTCGACGCTATCTTCTTCGGTGTCCATTACAAACAAGCTCATACGTTGGATCCTATGTGTCGGATTTTACTGGAGAATGCGTACGAAGCCATCGTCGATGCAGGATTAAATCCTAGACAGCTCAAAGGGACCAATACGGCAGTTGTTATAGGATCTTGTATCAGCGAGTCAGAGAAGACTTGGTTTTACGAAAAATTACAA GCGAATGGTTTTGGTATTACTGGATGCAGCAGAGCCATGTTGGCCAACAGGATCTCCTATTTTTTTGGTTTACATGGTCCATCTTACGCGATTGATACAGCTTGCAGTTCTAGCTTAATCGCATTGGATCAAGCTTACAGATTGATACGAACTGGGGTATGCGAGACTGTAATCGTCGGAGCATCCAATCTTTGTCTTCATCCCTATGTATCTCTTCAGTTCGCTCGTCTCG GTGTATTGTCCGCTGACTGTCATTGCAAATCCTTTGACGCAAGAGCGAATGGGTACGTCCGCAGTGAGGCTATCAGCGTGATCATTTTGCAGAAGGCGAAAAACGCAAAGAGAATTTACGCGCAGGTCGTCTATACGAAAAGCAACTGCGATGGCTACAAGGAACAAGGAATCACATTCCCTGCCAGTAACGTCCAGAAAATGCTTCTGACAGACTTCTACAAAGAGTGCAAGATATCTCCTAATGAACTGGCTTTTTTGGAGGCTCATGGTACCGGAACTAGCGTCGGTGATCCTGAAGAATTGAACGCTATTGACAAAGTCTTCTGCCAGAACAGAACCACTCCTCTCAAAATCGGTTCGATTAAGTCGAACATGGGTCATACCGAACCCGCCAGTGGTCTCTGTTCAGTAGCCAAG atcATTATTGCGATGGAAAGTGGCTTGATCCCACCAAATATAAACTTCAAAAGTCCCATGAAAGGCGTGACGTGCTTCGACGAAGGAAAGGTCGAAGTAGTTACAGAACCAACCCCATGGAAGGGTGGTTACGTAGGAATAAATTCGTTTGGTTTCGGTGGGGCCAACGCTCACGTCTTATTAAAATCCTACACGAAGGAGAAAGTGAATAATGGTGCGCCCTCCGACGATTTGCCTAGATTAGTAGTAGTATCAGGACGTACACAAGAAGCAGTAGAAACTCTCCTCAATCAT ATCGAAAGTATACCAGTGGACGTGGAGTACATTCGACTTTTGCACGATATTCACTCCGAAAATATAACTGGTCATCTATTTAGAGGGTACACAATGGTTGGATCTAAAACATCAGAGAAACCACCAAGAGACATCCAAGAGTACTCTGGCATAAAGAGACCAATTTGGTTTGTGTTCTCTGGAATGGGGTCACAGTGGCCTGGCATGG GTGAATCATTGATGAGATTCCCCATCTTCGCGAAGGCCGTTCAGAAATGTGACGCGGTATTAAAACCACATGGCATCGATATCGTTAATATCATCACCAACAAGGACAAGAAGACTTTCGATAATATTTTGAACTCGTTCGTTGGAATCGCCGTTATTCAG ATTGGTCTCGTGGATCTATTAACATCCGTGGGTATCGAACCGGATAATATAATCGGTCACTCTGTCGGAGAACTTGGTTGTGCTTATGCGGATGGATGCTTTACGGCCGAGCAAATGGTGCTTGCAGCATATTCGAGAGGTTTAGCGTCTATCGAGACCAAAATGATTCGAGGATCTATGGCAGCAGTTGGTCTTGGATATGAAGAGATCAAAGATATATGTCCATCGGATATAGAGGTTGCTTGCCATAACAGTTCCGATAGTTGTACCATAAGTGGCCCAGCTGAGTCCATGAAGCAATTCGTTGCCCAGTTACAG GCCAACAAGATCTTTGCAAAGGAAGTAGCATGCAGCAACATAGCGTATCACAGTCGCTACATCGCGGACGCAGGACCAAGATTATTATCGTATCTGAAGAAAGTGATTCCCAAGCCACAAGCAAGAAGTTCCAAGTGGATGAGCACTTCCGTACCACGCAGTCAATGGTACACGGAAGCTGCCAAGTATTCTTCCGCCGAATATCACACCAATAACCTGTTGAGCTCTGTCCTATTCGCGGAAACAGCGACAATGATACCATCTGACGCTATAACCATAGAAATTGCACCTCATGGTCTGCTACAGGCAATTTTAAAGAGATCCTTAAGTCAGTCTGTAACGAATATTGCACTGACTCAGAGAGGCCATAAAGACAATGCCGAATGCTTCCTGCAAGCCCTTGGAAAATTATACGACGTTGGTCTACAGCCACAACTTGCGAATATTTATCCGCACGTAGAGTTTCCTGTTAGTCGTGGCACTTCCATGGTCTCTCCTTACATTAg ATGGGAGCATTCTGAAGACTGGTTCGTACCAGTGTATACTCAACGTCAGAAGATAACCACGGCAGAGCGAATGATTGATGTAGCTCTGAAAGATGAGAACTACGAATATATAATGCATCATGTGATCGACGGAAGAAACTTAGTCCCAGCCACAGGTTACCTTATTATGGTCTGGGAGACGGTTAGTTTGCTGCAAGGAGCACTTTATGACGAAGTATCAGTGGTTTTTGAGAATGTGAAATTCGAACGTGCAACAAACATGCCCGAATCCGGTTCTATTTCATTAACTGTCATGGTTCAAAGAG GATctggaaaattcgaaatatcAGAAGGATCCACGACAGTAGTGACAGGATCAATTCGCGTACAAACGAATCCTGCGCAGGAGAAGATTCCAGCCAAATTCTTGACTGAAATTGAGGATGAGGAAGTTCTGACTAGCAAGGATATCTATAAGGAGTTAAAACTTCGTGGTTACCAATATACTGGACCGTTCCGTTCGCTGAAGAGCGCTTCACTCAAGGGAACCAGGGGACGTATCGCTTGGACGAAGAACTGGGCCGTGTTTATGGATAATATGTTACAGATGAAGATATTGAATCTCGATACCAGAGCGCTTTATGTACCAACAGCTATTAGGAAGCTAGTAATTGATGTGAAAGTTCATAACGAAACGATTCGGAACCTTACCGAAGATAATAATG AAATCCCAATCTCAGTGTACAATGACTACGATGTCGTAGTATCTGGCGGAATCGAAATCCATGGAATAAAGGCCAACGCGATTCAGCATCGAAGATTAACGTCTGTCCCCAttttggaagaatataaatttatagccAATCGTGACAAAGCACAAACATCATTAGAAGAAATGATCATCTTGTCTACGCAGCTTGCGTTGGAGAGTCACATTATAAACACGCCAAAGATCCTCGAAGTGATCGATCAGGAGGAGAAAGTACCAACTGAAGAAACCCTCACTCCAATCTTTATGAAAGTATTAAGTAACATACCCATGATTCGTCCGAATTTGACACTTGCCGCAGAATCAGAACGAGGCGAAAAGTTATTGCTTCCTGAAAATATTACAGTAATAACACCAAAGAAATTACCGGAGGATGCCAGTGTCTTCATAGCAGCTGCTCATAATATTCTATCCAATAAAACGACTGACATTCTGGACCAACTTCTAGCTGCAACAATGGGTCATGGATTTATCCTGCTTCGAGAAAGTGTTGTCAATAAAGATACTTTCTCTTATCTTGAAGTTTGTGATCTGAATGTTGTACTAGAGAAGAGTTTCAAGAATCAGACTCTGTTGCTCCTGAAGAAAGCAGAGAAGCCACCTCAGAAGACAGAAGTAATATACGTGAACAACAATGAATTCACCTGGCTGGAAGATGTGAAGAAAGTCTTGAAcaatgaaaaagataaaaatagtaATGACACGGTAAGATTGGTACTAGTCGCAGAAGGAGATATGGAGAATGGTGCCCTAGGATTAGTTAAGTGTTTAAGAAGAGAGCCCAATGGTGAGATCGTGAAAACTGTGATAATCCAAGACGAGAACGCTCCCAAGTTTTCACTGAAAGATCCATTCTACTCCAAGCAGCTTGATATAGACATTGGCTATAATGTCTTAAGACCAGGGAAAATCTGGGGAACCTACAAACACCTGCCTTATCCAGAGCTGCAGCCAACTTTGACTTCTCATGGCTATGCCAATTTAAGA GTCAGAGGAGATTTGAGTTCCATCCAGTGGTTCGAGGGTTGGATACAACCGAATGAAAAGTGCCAGGATAACATCATCAAAGTAATATACTCTTCGTTGAACTTCAGAGATGTGATGTTGGCCACTGGAAAATTGATGGCGGAAACTATAGTGAAGAAGCGAGAAATGAGCGATTGCCTGGTTGGGTTTGAGTTCAGTGGAATCGACTCTAATGGAAAACGCGTGATGGGTTTTGTTGAGAGCAA GGGTATATCAAACCTGGTTACTCCCCATAAATTCACCCTGTGGCCAGTACCAGACGAATGGTCCCTGGAGGACGCAGCAACTGTTCCGTCTGCCTACTTTACCGTTTTCTACGCCTTTTACTACTTTGGAAAATTAAGGAAAGGTGAGAAGGTGTTGATCCACGGTGGAAGCGGTGCAGTAGGTCAAGCTGCTATCAACGTGGCCCTCGCTGAAGGATGTGAAGTGTTCACGACAGTAGGAACACCTGAAAAACGGAAATATATCAGAGAAACGTTCCCCAGTATAGATGATGATCACATTGGAAATTCCAGAGATACCAGCTTCGAACAGATGATAATGAAACAGACACATGGAAAGGGAGTAGACATAGTTCTAAATTCCCTGGCTGAAGACAAGCTCCAGGCATCGATTCGTTGCCTAGGTTATCGTGGACGTTTCTTGGAAATCGGTAAATTCGATATGTCTGTCAATAATCAACTTGGAATGGAAGTGTTTTTGAAAGAGATTAGCTTTCATGGAATCATGCTCGATGCCATGATCCATGGTACCTTACCTCATATAAGAGAAGAGGTACATCATTTTCTTAATGCCCAGGTGAATCGAAAATGTATCAAGCCTTTGGTAAGAAAGTGTTTTGAaaagaaccagttagaagaaGCTTTCAGGTATATGGCGGCAGGCAAACACATTGGAAag ATTCTGATTAAGATAGCAGATGAGAAAGCACCTTTGAATACACCAATTCTTGCTTACCCTCGCTTCAACGCTACGAGTAGCAAGAGTTACGTAATCATAGGTGGTTTAGGAGGATTAGGTCTAGAACTTGCAGACTGGTTAGTCCTACGCGGTGCCAGGAACCTGGTAATAGTTACTCGAAACGGAGTCAAAACAGGCTATCAGAAATTAAGGATAGATATCTGGAAATCCTATGGAGCGAAAATCCTTATAATTCCTGGTGTAGACGCGTCAAAAACAGATGACTGCGAGTTTATCTTGAAATCAGCAGAAGAACAGGCACCTGTGGATGGTATCTTCAACCTGGCAGCTCTGTTGAAAGACTGTCTGATGGTAAACCAAACTATGGAATCATTTGAAGAAAGCATGAAACCCAAAGCCAGAATCACCAAAAAGCTGGATGAACTTTCTAGGAAGATTTGTCCAAATCTTCGACATTTTGTGGTGTTTTCTTCTTTGTCATGTGGAAGAGGATCTGCTGGTCAATCTAATTATGGTATGGGAAACGCGGTGTTAGAGAGGATTTGCGAAAGAAGAGTGGAACAAGGTCTTCCTGGCATGGCCATTCAATGGGGCGCTGTGGGGGATGTGGGTATTGCTGCAGAGATGCTGGAGAACAAACACCAGCTGGTGATCGGTGGAACCTTGGCTCAGAAGATATCCTCGTGTTTAGAAGAATTAGACAAGTTCATGTGTCAGAATAGACCAATTGTGGCTAGCATGGTGGTTGCAGAGAAGGTACCTAGTGCTAATGAAGTCAGTAATGTTCTTGAAGCAGTGATGAATATTATGA ATATAAAGGATATGAAGACCGTGAGTCAAAATTCTTCTTTGGCTGAGCTGGGCATGGATTCCATGATGGCTGTGGAGATCAAACAGACACTAGAAAGAGACTTTGAGGTGTTTCTAACTGCACAAGATATTAGAGTCTTGAACATTGCCAAGCTTGTAGAAATGTCTGCAAAAGATACAAAGAAGCAAACAAAACAAATCAAAAAAACAACGACAAAGACAGAAAAAGTGATTGGCATGAGATTGCTGATGAAGACCTTGAATGTTTCCATACTAGATGGACAGTATTGCGTAGAGCTTCCAGTTAAATGtggtgaaaaaagaaatgaaatatttcttataCCGGGTATTGAAGGGTCTGCTGCGATTTTCGCTGAATTAGcatcaaaattaaaattcccTGCCACTTGTTTGCAATTAGGAATATACAACATTAATGAGTCAGTGGAAGAAATGGCTGAACGTCTTTTACCA tATGTTTTAGCAAGGAGTAAAGGTCGCAGAGATTTCACAATCGTTGGCTATTCATATGGATCACTGATAGCCATAGAATTAACAAGGAGATTAGAACCTTACATACTAATAGGTCAACTCATATTAATAGACGGATCTCCCGATTATATGAAAGCCATAAAATCAGAGCACCTTGCATCGCCTACGGAAGACGAATATCAAAATACATTTCTGATTGAAATATTGAATGTTATCAAAACGCCAATCATCACAGAG ATCGCATTAAAGCTGAAAAATTGTAGTAATTGGAATGAAAAGTTGGATCTAGTAACCAAATACACAACCGACGAAATTCATAAGGTCTATTCGGCAGAAActcaaaagaaaattatatcatttatttataacCGTCTCTGTGTGTTAGATAAATACGATCCTTCTTCTGTACCGCCTCTTAGAACGCCTATCACGTTACTGGTACCAACGACACCAGCTGTGATACTTCCAAATTCAGATTACGGTTTGCAGAAG TTAACTCACGGAAAAGTAGAAATACACAAGATCGAAGGAAATCATATTTCCATATTGGATGATAAGATTACCGCGGCAGCAATTAATGGCGAACCTTTGGAAGATGCGAAAACTTTCAAAGAGACCCTAAATTTCGCAAGTTCTGAACTGGAATTACATggaaagaatgaaaattttatggGGTTATCGTAA
- the LOC117160854 gene encoding uncharacterized protein LOC117160854, protein MTNAMGGTNLHTPPSIFQHMMNQQNTSQQPETWMQMPQVPPMSIPWSVPSLQQPELVRFTGGPSFESVLHQKRKLETCDLLDMRQTKQFITEEKMAAHFKGLHISSNYQQSSVPSTSTADSQPVNPRELNMELELDAANADQIKTGPRLVLSEELKRIQQEPILPNSLLSKLERPSMALVLWEPPSKHLRIFPTRDTPTPIPNASDDNNNNNNNNNNNNNEAIADLNQTISSNSSIFEPMEL, encoded by the exons ATGACA AATGCAATGGGAGGAACGAATCTCCATACACCTCCATCCATATTTCAACATATGATGAATCAGCAAAATACATCACAACAACCAGAGACATGGATGCAAATGCCACAGGTGCCGCCAATGTCTATACCATGGAGTGTACCATCTCTCCAACAACCAGAATTAGTCAGATTTACCGGGGGACCAAGTTTCGAATCAGTTCTTCATCAGAAGAGAAAACTTGAGACCTGCGATCTGCTAGATAT GAGACAAACGAAACAGTTTATAACAGAAGAAAAAATGGCTGCACATTTTAAAGGTTTACATATTAGTTCCAATTATCAACAGTCTTCAGTGCCATCAACTTCAACAGCTGACTCACAACCAGTTAATCCTAGGGAGTTGAATATGGAACTAGAATTGGATGCAGCTAATGCAGATCAAATCAAAACTGGACCCAGGCTAGTTCTTTCAGAGGAACTGAAGAGAATCCAACAAGAACCAATCCTTCCAAATTCCTTGTTATCCAAATT GGAAAGGCCCTCCATGGCTTTAGTCCTTTGGGAACCACCGAGCAAGCATCTTCGTATATTTCCAACTAGAGATACACCAACTCCGATTCCTAATGCGTCCGAcgataacaataacaacaataataacaacaataataataataacgaagcGATTGCTGATCTGAATCAGACGATATCGAGCAATTCATCAATTTTCGAGCCAATGGAATTATGA